Genomic DNA from Desulfurivibrio alkaliphilus AHT 2:
CATGGCTTTCTTCGATGGCCTGCTCGTGGACGATGATGCCCTCGGCGGAGCAACCGATCAGCGGCGCCCGGCCGCCAGCCTCCCGCACGGCGGCCACCAGTTTTTCCTGGGGGTAGCCGACGGTGGCAAACATCATCATAAAGTCGCAACGATCGATTCCGGCTTGGGCCATGGCGGCCTGAACGGCCTCACGCCCGGCCTCGGAGGGGTTACGATGAATACTTGTGCCGACTCCTGTGCGGGTGGTCATGGCTATTCCTTAAAAGTTATCGGTGAAGTTAGGGCTCAGGGGCGGCGGCCGCTTTATGCAGCAGCTTGTCGATCTTGCTTAGCAGCCGCCGCAGGTCGATGGGCTTGGTTTCAAATTCGTCACAGCCGATAGCCAGTGCCTTGCGCCGGTCGCTGTCCTGGGCGTGGGCGGTGAGGGCGATTATCGGCAGGGTGGCGGTCTCCCGCTGGGCCCTGAGGAGGCGGGTGGTCTCCCAACCGTCGAGTTCCGGCAGGCTGAGGTCCATCAGGATCAAGTCGGGAATGATGGCGGTGGCCATGCTCAAACCCTGGCGGCCGTCGACGGCCTCGAGCACCTCGAAGCCGCGTCGTCGCAGGCGCCGCGAGAGCATGTCCCGGTTCATTTCATTGTCTTCAACCAGTAGAATTTTGACCATGATTGCCCAGATCGGCTCCCAGCCCACGTTCTGTTTATGTTCTGTTAACCTTAGTAAATAATATTTATCGTTATCGAATGTCAAGAGTGCTTTTAATTAATTAGTAAAACACCTGTGCAGGCAAGTGCACCTTGACAGCCAGCCTTTGCGGTCACATAATTTAATTTGTAAATTTGCATGTAAGCCATGAAGCTGTCTGTTGATTTTTTGTGTTAAGGAGCGTGAAACCATGGATGAACGCAGCAAGCGCATCCTGCTGGAGAAGGGGATGAACCGCATGGCCCGGGAACTGGGACGGCGAGGAATAAACCCTATGGCGGGGGCTTGGTCGGTACCCACCGATATTTTTGAAACCGATCAAGAGTTTGTCGTCTGCCTGGAACTGGCCGGGGTCGATCCGACCGCCATTCAGGTAATCGCCGAGGAAACCCGGCTTACCGTCTCCGGAGAGCGAAAATACAACTTTCCTGCCGAGGTGCGGCGGGTGCATCAACTGGAAATTGAACGGGGCCATTTTGAAAAACGGATCTCTTTGCCCTGGCCCATTGATGTGGCGGCCGCCGGGACCGAATTCCGCCAGGGCTTCCTGGTAATTACCATGCCCAAACAGCGGCGGCGGGTAACCATTCCGGTATCGGCCGGATAGGCCGCGGCGCTTGCGCCGCCCTGTGATTATCATTAACCAACGGTGAAACAAGATGACCGATGACAAAAAAGATATGGAACAGCCCGAGGCTGAACGGGAAATTGTAAACGAGCCGCAAGAGAGCCCGGAACAGAAGGGTAAAAAGAACAATCCGGCCAACCTGCCGGTGCCGGAAGAACTGCCGGTATTGCCGCTGCACGGTTTTGTCTTTTTCCCCGGCATGGGCTTTCCCATGCAGATCAGCCACCCCTCCTCGCAGCAACTGGTTGATGAAACCATCATCAAAGACCGGCTGGTGGCGGTGGTGACCCATCGCCGGCTGGAAGAGGAAGAGGATGAAACCGCCAGGCCCTCCGAGGCCCTGCCGGAAATCCCCGCTACCCCCAAGGGTGAAAACCTTTATTCCATGGGGGTGGTGGGTTACATGCACAAGTTGATCAAGTCCGACGACGGGGTCTACCAGGTTCTGATCAGCGCGGTTAAAAAACTGCGGATTGTGGAATACACCCAGCACACCCCTTATCTGCAAGCCCGGGTGGAGGTGGTGCCCATGGAAGAGAGCATGGACCAGGAAAGCGAGGCCATGCTGCTCAACATCCGCAACCAGTTCAAAAAAATGGCTGACCTGGGCGGGGTGCCCAAGGAGCTGGGGATGACCGTGGCAGCGCTGACCAACCCCTTTTACATCGCCTACCTGGTCGTTTCTCAGGTTGGCTTGAGCATGGAAGAGGAAGAAGCGGTCCTGGAGATCGAAGACCTCAAAGCGCTGCTCAACCGGGTGGGCCATGAATTGAACAAAAAGCTTGAGACCCTGGAGATGAGCCACAAGATCCAGAAAGGGATCAAGCAGGACATGGATAAAAAACAGCGGGAGTTTTTCCTTCGCGAACAACTCAAGGCTATCCGCAAGGAGCTGGGCGAAGATGATGAGAACATTGACTTAAAAGATCTGCGCGAACGCCTGGAGGCGTCCGACTTACCGGAAGAACCCAAAAAAACGGCGGAAAAGGAGCTGGACCGGCTTAACCGTATCTCCCCCTCATCCCCGGAATACACGGTTTCCCGCACTTATCTGGACTGGCTCATCGACCTGCCCTGGCAGACCTGCACCGAGGACAACCTGGATCTCAAACGGGCCCAGGAAGTGCTGGATGCCGATCATTACGGTCTGGATGACATCAAGAAGCGAATCATCGAGTTTTTGGCGGTGCGCAAACTCAAGCATGACATGCACGGCCCCATCCTCTGTTTTGCCGGTCCGCCGGGGGTGGGCAAGACCTCTTTGGGGCAGTCCATTGCCCGCAGCATGGGGCGCAAATTCGTGCGCATCTCGCTGGGCGGGGTGCGGGACGAAGCGGAGATCCGGGGCCATCGGCGGACCTATATCGGCGCTTTGCCCGGCCGCATCATTCAAAGCCTGCGCAAGGCCGGCTCCTGTAATCCGCTTTTCATGCTGGATGAAATCGACAAACTGGGGATGGATTTCCGTGGCGACCCCTCCTCGGCCCTGCTTGAGGTGCTGGACCCGGAACAGAATTTCTCCTTTTCCGACCACTACCTGGAGATTCCCTTCGATCTCTCCCGGGTAATGTTCATCACCACCGCCAACCTGCTGGATAATATTCCCGGCCCCCTGCGGGACCGCATGGAGGTGATCGAGCTTTCCGGTTACACCGAAGAGGAGAAGATGCACATCGCCCGGCGCCACCTGGTGCCCAAGCAGTTGGAAGCCCACGCCATCAGCGAGGATGACCTGCGTTTAAGCGACCAGGCCCTGGCCGGGATAATCCGTTCCTACACCCGGGAGGCCGGGGTACGTAACCTGGAACGCAAGATCGGCGGAGTCTGCCGGGGGGTGGCCAGAAAAATCGTGGAAGGGCACAGCGGCTTAATCGAGGTCGGTCCCGACGACCTGGCCGAGTACCTGGGCCCGCCCCAGTTTTTTTCGGAAAGCAAGGCCCGCACCTGGGGGCCGGGGTTGGCCACCGGCCTGGCCTGGACCCCGGTGGGCGGCGATCTGCTCTTTATCGAAACCGCCCGGATGAAGGGCAAGGGCAACCTGAGTTTAACCGGCAAGCTCGGCGAGGTGATGAAGGAGTCGGCCAATGCGGCTCTTACCTATATCCGCTCGCATACCGACAAACTGGGGCTGGATGAAAAGATTTTCGCCGACAACGACCTCCATGTCCATGTCCCCGAAGGGGCAATCCCCAAGGACGGCCCCTCGGCCGGGGTGGCGATGGTGGTTTCCCTGGCCTCTCAGCTCATGGGTCGCCCGGTGCGCCGGGAAGTGGCCATGACCGGCGAGATCACCCTGCGGGGCGATGTTTTGCCGGTGGGCGGCATCAAGGAAAAGGTGCTGGCGGCGGTGAGGGCCGACATCAGCGAGGTTATTCTGCCCAAGCTCAACGAAAAGGATCTTACCGAGCTGCCGGAAAGCGCCAGAAAGAAGGTGAAGTTCCACCTGGTGCACGATATCAACGAGGCCTTGGAGAAGGCCTTGGAGCCGGACGACTAAAGTAGCGGGCGGTGATTGCGCCACAACAGGGCAAGCGGATCGGCATGATAGCCGGCCCGCTTGCCCCGGCAAAAGCTTCAAGCGGCCGGCTTTTCCTGGTAAAAATGCACGTCCCGCTGGGGGAATGGAATGGTGATCCCTTCGGCGTCAAAGGCCTTTTTGACCTTTTCCTGCATATCCCAGTAATAGGGCCAGAGATCATCGGTGGGCACCCAGGCCCGCACGATGAGGTCCACCGAGCTGTCACCCAGGCCACCGACACAGATCCGGGGCTCCGGCTCGGCCAGGGAGCGTGGGTCTTCCTCCACCAGGCGTCGGCAAATTTCCTTGGCCTGGTCGATGTCATCGTCGTAATGGATGCCGAAGGTCATGTCGCAGCGGCGTTTGTCGTAAATGCCTACATTGACCACGGCGGAGTTGGCCAGGCTGCCGTTGGGAATTACGATGCGCCGATTGTCGAAGGTGTTGACCACGGTATAGAGGATCTGGATCTCCGCCACCGCCCCCAGGAAACCCTGGGCCTCGATGGTGTCGCCGACCTTGAAGGGCTTGAAGATCAGGATCAGTACCCCGCCGGCAAAGTTGGCCAGGCTGCCCTGCAGCGCCAGCCCCACCGCCAGGCCGGCGGCACCGATAACGGCAATGAACGATGTGGTGGCCACACCGACCATGGAGGCCACGGAAATCAGCAGCAGAATCTTCAGGGTAACCCCGGCGAAGCTGCAGAGAAATTTGACCAGGGTGGGGTCTTTGCTTTCAAGTTTCCGCGCAAGCAGATTTACCAGCCGATTGATCAGCCAAAGGCCGACCAGCAGAGTCGCCAGGGCCAGCACGATTTTGGGTGCAAAGGACAACGTCATCTCCATGAACTGCTGCAGCAACTGGCCGGCCTGATCGCCGGTTCCGAAAAAATCGTCCATGACTAAACCCTCGAGAGAAATATTTTGCAGATAACTCCGCCCAAACCAGCCAAGTTTGCTCCTGCTGCCGGTGCTGAAAAATCAGGATCCTGCCTTCCCATAGCGGTTGCGCTTTTGCTTGTCAACCTTAACTCCCCGCATTACCCGGTGGTGGCCCGCTGATGCCATATCGCTTGCTGCTGCCACTGCTTTTTGCCGTTTTTACCGCTCTGCTGGGAATCGGCATCATAGTGCCGGTGATGCCGGTGTTTGCCACCAGCCTGGGGGCCAGCGGCCTGGCCCTGGGGTTCATCATCGCCTCTTTTTCCATTACCCGCGGGGTCTGTCAGCCGGTGGTGGGGATCCTTTCCGATCGCTGGGGGCGCAAAGGGTTCATGCTGGCCGGGCTGCTGGTCTTCGGCACCGTCGGTCTGCTGATCCCCCTGGCTACCTCGGTGGAGAACCTGGTACTGATCCGGGCCTTGCACGGGGTGGGCTCGGCGATGATCGTGCCGGTGGCCATGGCTTACGTTAGTGATCTGGCGCCCATGGGGGAAGAAGGACGCTACATGGGGTTGCTTAACTCCGCTATTTTTGCCGGGATCGGCAGCGGCCCGCTGCTGGGCGGTATCTTCACCGACCTCTGGGGCATGGCGGCGGCCTTTCATGCCATGGCCGCTTTAAGTTTTCTTGCCCTGGTGCTGGTCTTGCTGCAGGTGCCGGCCATGGCCGTTGACCCCGAACGGGCCGGCAACGGGGACGGGCTGTTCACCGCCATGGCTAAAATGCTGGCCAGCCGGCGCACCTCGGGTCTGCTGCTGGCCCGCCTGGCCACCATGATCATCATGGTCCCCACCATGGCCTTCCTGCCGCTGTTCATGACCCAGGCCTTTGCCGCCAGCGCGGTGCAGATCGGGGTGGTGATTTCGGTGCGCACCCTGATCAACGCGGTGCTGCAGGGGGTCGGGGGGCGCCTGGCCGACCGGCATGACAAGCCGACGCTGCTGCGGATCGGTTGTTTGCTTATGAGCGGGGTGATGATTCTGATTCCGTTAGCCGGCAACTTCTGGAGTCTGCTGCTGCTTTTCGTGGTCCTGGGGCTGGCGGAGGCCATCATCTGGCCCACCCTGGGGGCGCTGGCCACCGAAGAAGGGCGCAAGTACGGCCAGGGCACCATGATGGGGGTCTACAACCTGGCCATGAGCGGTGGGGTACTGACCGGCGCCCTGGCGGCGGGGATTGCCACCGACTGGTTGGGAATTAAATGGTCCTTTCCGCTCATCGGCATCGTCGTGCTGGGTCTGACCATGTTTGCCATCGGCACCATCGCCGCCCACCGGCAGCAGCCGGCTGTTGCCGGGAGTTAGCAGGGCCAAAAGTGGGCGGGTTCAGACGGCGGTTCAGATCCCCAAGATGGCAAAGATCAGGCTGCGCAAAGCGAAAATCGGCGGGCCGATGATACTGCCCAGCATGCCGGTGGCCAACAGGGCCAGCAGGATGATGAAACCCACACTTTCCAGCCGGTTGTACTGCATGGCCAGCTCCGGGGGCAGCAGCCCGGAGACGATCCGGCTGCCGTCCAGCGGCGGGATCGGCAACAGGTTGAGCACCATCAGGATCAGGTTGATCAGCACCCCGGCCCCGCCCATGTAAATTAAAGGCAGGCCCAGTAGGGGGGTGGAGGGGTTGAGCATTAGGCCGACTTTCAGCACCAGCCCCCAGAGCAGGGCCATGCCCAGGTTGGCGGCTGGTCCTGCCACCGAAACCAAAATCATATCCCGCCGCGGGTCCCGCAGATTGCGCCAGTTGACCGGTACCGGCTTGGCCCAGCCAAAGATGAAGCCGCCCAGCATCAGCAGAATCCCCGGCACTAAAATGGTGCCCACCGGATCGATATGCTTGATGGGGTTCAAGCTCAATCGCCCCAGCATCTCGGCGGTGGGGTCGCCCAGCCTGCGGGCCATCCAGCCATGGGCCACCTCGTGCACAGTAATGGCAAAGAGCAGGGGCAGGGCCCAGACGGCAATTTTTTGGATCAGGGTAAGTTCGGCCATCATTTTGCTGCGGTTCTCCTAAAAATTATTTTCACTTGCCAGGGCGGCTTGGAGCCGGGGCAGGCACTGTTGTAAAATTTCCCGGTTTGCCAACGGGAGGGTAAGGGTTACCTGGTCATCTTCAAAAGAACGAGTGGGGGCAACACTCCAGCCGTCAGGCAACCGCAGGCGCGCCTGCCAGGTGTTGAACTCCTGCTCGGCGGCGGTCAGTTCCGGATAGCGGCAAGCCGTGAGGTGCCGCATCAGGGCTGCGGTTTGCTGGGGAGCGTTCATCTCCGGGTGATCAAGGATCTCGCGAATTTCCTCGCCGGCCAGAATTTGCCTTATAGACACCCGCCGGCGGCGGGAAAGTTCCCGACAGATCTCGGTCAGTTTCCGCTGGTTGCCGGCACTGAGTTGCAACAGCTCGATCAACTCAAAAATGGTCAGCCGTTCAGGCAGCGACATGGTCAGCATCTCCCGGGCCACCGGCTCCTGCAGCCGCCCCTGGTGCAGGGCCACGGCAAAGGGTTCCTCCAACTCCGCCAGCTCGGCCCAGCGCTTAAGCTGAAAAGGGGTCATGGCCGGTCCCGACAAACGGGACAGCAGGGCGGGCAGTTGCTCTTCAGCCAACAGCTCGAGCACTTTGCGGCCGAACAGGGCCAGTTCCACAACGGTGGGAGCACGTTTGCAGGCAATCGCTTCATGGGCCAGCACCAGCAACTCATCATCGCCGATGGCCGGCGGCAAAACCAGGCAGGGCAGGGCGGTGCAGTTGAACCGCCGCACCGCCAGCCAGGCCCGCCGCTGCCCGCTGAGCAACTGATAAACGTCTCCCCGCGGGTAAACAATGGGGGGGTGCAATAGACCCACCCGCTGAATCGAAACCGCCAGCGCCTCATCGGGCTCTTCCACCGGGATGGGAGAAAACCGCCAGGAGAGGTCGGCGAAATCCAGTTGGGTGGCCAGCACCCGTTGTATTTGTCCTTGCGCGATCATAAAAGCTCTTGCTAATGTTGGCGGGCTGTTAAAGAGTACCGGGGAGCGACCGGAAAAGCAACAGTAAGCGATCACGGGGCACCCCGTGATCGCTTACCCGGTGGCCCCAATGATCACTCATAAGCAACAGGATGAAACAGAGGAGCACAGTGTGGTGATGCGGGTAAGCCTGATAGCGGCCATGACCTTGTGCGGGCGAATCAGCCCGGCCACCATGGGCAGCCGGCAGGATCGCCGTTTCCTGGAGGAAAGCCGGCAGGCCACCGACGCCAGCCTGCTGGGGGCCGGCACCCTGCGCGAGGGGGATGCCGAAATGCGCGGCCCGGGAGGCATTTTACCGGAAAACCGGATCCGGGCCATCATCAGCGCCTCCGGCCGCTTGCCGCTGGAGCAACGGAAAATCTTTCAAATCGGCCCCCGGCCCCTGATCTTTACCGCCGCTGAGCGGGCCAAATCACTGGCTGACCAGGCCGGCCAACGGGCCGAGGTCATTGCCCTGCCGGCCAAAGACGGCTTTCTGGATCTGGCGGCGGCCTGCCGCAAGCTGGCCCGGCGCGGGGTCAAAGAACTGCTGCTGGAAGGTGGCGGCACCCTGAACTTTCACGCCCTGCGGCAGAGGATAGTGGATGAACTGCTGGTTACCATCGCCCCCAAGCTTTCCGGCCACCGGGCCGCCATCTCCCTTGCGGACGGCGCCGAACCCCTGGGCGATCCCTTTCTGGATCTGCAATTGCTATCCTGCCACCCCACCTTAAACGGTGAACTGTTCTGCCGCTACCGAGTCAACAAAAACTGAACAAGCTTGGCAGGGTGATCGGCTAAAGCAAGGTGGGCCGGAAAAATCAAAAAAATAAGGAGAACCGACCAATGTCCAAACAGGAGCTTGCCATCCTTTTTTCCGGCGGTACCGATTCCCTGGCGGTTTATGCCCTGGCCGCCCTGGGTCGGCATCCGGAGCTGCCCCGGCCGGTGAAGATCCACCTGCTGCACATGCTCAACGGCATGAGCCGGTTCCATGATTTCCCTCGCCAGCGCTTTGCGGCGGCCCAGGAAATTCTGGCCACAAAAAGCATGCAGCCGGAAAAGATGCCGGCGGCGGAAATGGTGGAGCTGGATTCGGGCCGCCTCTTTCAAGGCCTGTGGCTAGACCGCTACGAAGAGTTGATGCCGCGCTACAACGGCAAAAACCTGGTCTGCGTGGCCTGCAAGGTGGCCATGCACACCAAGGCAATTCTCTACTGCACCGAAAATCTGGTACCGGTCCTGGCCGCCGGTTATGCCAAGCGGCAAGACTACTACCCGGAACAGACCCCGGTGTTCATGGAAAAAATCGCTGCTCTCTCGGACCATTTCGGCATTCGCACCATCTTCCCGGTCTTTGAGGATTTCGACCACGAGCAGATCACCCGCCACGTGCTGGAAGATTTCGGCCTGCCCTCCACCGGCGGCGGCGAGCGCAAGTGCCTGTTCTGCCAGACCCTGACCACCGCCACGGAAAAGGAGATCGGCGCTTATCTCGACGAGATGATCCCCCGGGCCGGGGAATATATCGAACACAAACTGCATGGCCGGATACGGGAAGCGGCCGGCGTTTTCCCACCAGGCCGGTAAACCGTGAAGATTGGCCGCTTCGAGTCGCCGTTGTGGCTTTGCCGAAGGTTTGCCCTGCGTTAAACCGGCAGGTAATTATTTTTGAGGGAATGGTTGATGAGCGTCAACGCCGAGCAGATTCAGTTGGAGGAGTCCTGGAAGAACCTGCTGCTGGAGGAATTCGCCCAGCCCTACATGCAGCAACTGCGGGAGTTTCTGCTGCAAGAGAAGAGGGCCGGCAAGGTGATCTACCCGCCCGGCGGCGAGATGTTCAACGCCCTTAACCTCACCCACTTTGCCGACGTCAAGGTGGTGATCCTGGGTCAGGACCCTTACCATGGCCCGGGCCAGGCCCACGGCCTTTGTTTTTCGGTACGCCCCGGCACTGCGGTACCGCCCTCGCTGCTCAACATTTACAAGGAACTGCAAAGCGATGTCGGCTTTTCTCCCCCCAACCACGGCTATTTGCAAAGCTGGACCCGGCAGGGCGTGCTGCTGCTCAACGCCACCCTCAGCGTCGAGCGGGGCAAGGCCGGCTCCCACCAGGGCAAGGGCTGGGAAAGATTCACCGACCGCATTGTCGCCCTGCTCAACGAACAGGGCGAACACTTGGTCTTTCTGCTCTGGGGCAGTTACGCCCAGAAAAAGGGGGCCATCATCGACACCCGGCGCCACTTGGTGCTGCGGGCCCCGCACCCCTCACCGCTGTCGGCCAACCGGGGCTTTTTCGGCTGCCGCCATTTTTCCAAGGCCAACCAATACCTGACCGCCAACGGCAAAACCCCCATCAACTGGCAGATCCCCGCCGAGGCAAGTCTTTGAACGGTTTCTTCAAGGTCGGTTGTGTTGTCAATTTTGATGGCATCCGTAACATGTTTGAAATTGTCCACGATGTGGGTTACTATAGCTATAGATACCCACATTAAGGAGGGTGTGTCATGAGAACAATTCAGATGACCTTGGATGATAATCTTGTTAAGGCGGTCGACCGTGTTTCAAAGGAACTCCACACAAGTAGGTCCGCCTTTACCAGGAAGGCCCTGCAGGATGCTCTGGCCCGTTATAAAAACGAACAACTGGAGCTGAAACATCGTCGTGGTTACGAACAAAATCCGGTTGCCGACGACGAGTTTTCGGTTTGGGAAGACGAGCAGGCATGGGGTGATGAATGAAGCGAGGGGAAATACGCTGGTATAAATTCGCGGCACCGGATAAAAAACGGCCCGTCCTCATCCTGACCCGTGACAGCGTGTTGGAGTACCTGGGTGAGGTTACCATCGCGCCTATCACAACCACCGTGCGCGATATTCCATCGGAAGTGTTTCTTTCGGCGGTCAACGATGGTGTGCCCAGGGATTGTGCCCTTAATTGTGACCACTTGCAGACCGTCTCAAAGGGGAAAATCGGCCCACTGGTCACATCTCTCCCCCGGAACAAGATGTTAGAGGTCGGACGAGCAATCCGCTTTGCACTCGATATTTGATGTTGGCTAACCTTGGCTCACCCCGGCCTCGCCGAAGGTGGCCATCTCGTGCATGATTTTCAGGCCGGCCTCCACCAGGCCCATGGCCAAGGCGGCAGCGCTGGAGATAAAGCCATCCACCACCGGCACCCGGCTTCTGGCCGCCTCCAGAATTTCCCCGCAGAGGGCCGCCGAGGGGAATGTTTTTTTAGGCCGATTCGCTACCCACAAACCGCAGCTTGTGGGAGACGGACGCCGACCTGCAGCAGTTGTTCAAAGTCCGCTTCCGGAAGCGGCTTGCTGAAGAAATAGCCCTGAAACCCGTGGCACCCATGACGGCGCAGGAAGTCCGATTGGCCTTCGGTCTCCACCCCCTCTGCGACAACTTCCAGTCCCAGGGCCTGGCCCATGGCAATAATTGCTCTGGTGATGGCGGTGTCCTGTGGGGTGGTTTCCAGGTCACCGATAAAAGAGCGGTCGATCTTGAGTTGGTCCAGCGGCAAATGTTTCAGCTTGGCCAGCGAAGAGTGACCGGTACCGAAATCGTCCATCGCAAAACCGATACCGTCTTCCCGCAGGGCGCACATTTTGGCGATGGTGTCGTCAATGTCTGACAGCACCAGGCTCTCGGTTAGCTCCAGCTTGAGCCGGTGGGGCTCAAGACTGGAATCGGCGACAATGGTCCGAACCTCATCGACAAATGTTTGCTGCTGGAACTGGCGGGCGCTTACATTGACGGCCAGTTGCCAGTCGGCACCGATATACCGGCGCCAGCGGGTGGCGGCGGCGCAGGCCTGTTGCAGGACCCGGCGTCCGATGCTCAGGATCAGCCCGTTGGTCTCAGCCAAGGGAATGAAATGCCCCGGTGCGATCAAACCCTGTCGGGGGTGGTGCCAGCGAACCAGGGCCTCGGCGCCGACGATGTGGCCGTTGCCGTCGGTTTGCGGCTGGTAATGCAAGACCAGTTCATCCTGGTGTAAAGCCTGGCGTAAATCCTGAAGCATGGCCTCGCTTTCTTCAAGAGCGATCTGTATGGCCGGGTCGAAAAAGCGGATATTACCCGGCCCGGCCTCCTTGGCATGACACATGGCGGTATCAGCGTAGCGCAGCAGGTCAACGGCACTCTCCTCCTGGCCGCGGAACAACACCACACCAAAACCAGCGCTCAAATGGAAATCCCGGTCCATTTCGTATTCGGAGCCGCAGATGGGGGCGGTGATCGTCCGGCGAATCTTTTCCGCCAAACGGCCCGCCCTGGTTACGGCCAGTTCAGCATTGTCGGACAGATTGAGAAACAGGACGGCGAACTCATCACCCCCCCGGCGGGCAATGGTGTCGCAGGCGCGAACCACGGTGCGCAAGCGGGCGGCGACAATTTGCAACAGTTGGTCACCTACCCGGCTGCCCCATAGATCATTGATACCTTTGAACCGATCCAGGTCCAGCAACAACATGGCACAGTAACAGCCGCTACGGGCCGAAACGGCACCGGCCTGCTCCAGACGGTCATAGAACAGGTGACGATTAGCCAGTCCGGTCAGGCGGTCGTAAAATGTCAGCCGGTGGATTTCCGCCTCCAGCGTTGCCAGCTTATCTGGCGAACAACAACCGGAATCCGCGGTTGGCGTGGCCGGCGAAGCCTGATTGACAATATGATGGGAACTGTTCACGTAGCACCTCCAATGCCGGGAATTATAAACTGCCGGAATACGTTTACTTGCGTTGTGGTCATCGAGTCAAAGCGGTGCGTACTTTGGCGGCTAGTTCTTCCATGCTGAACGGTTTCTGGATAAAATTGACCTGCTCAAGGTCCAGTTTAACCTGGTCGGCGACGGTGGCGGAAAGGTAGCCGGACATATAAAGGCAGCGCAGTTCAGGTCGCTGAGTTTGCAGTTGGGCGGCCAGCAGGTGACCGTACATTTCCGGCAGCACCAGGTCGGTGAGCAGCAGGTCGATCTCCGGTTGTTCGCCTGCAATTTGCAACGCTTCGGAAGGGTGGGCTGCGCTGAATACCCGATAACCCAGCCGAGTCAGGATCGTTTCCGCCATGGTCAGGATCGCTTTTTCATCCTCCACTAATAAAATGGTTTCCTGACCTCCCGGCAGGGCGCTGTTGGTTTTGATGGGTTCGGGACCGGCACTTTCCCGGCTGCGGGGCAGGTAAAGACGGAACACGGTGCCCTGCCCGGGCTCACTGTATACATTGATGCAACCGTGATTCTGGCGCACAATGCCATAAACGGTGGCCAGCCCCAGACCGGTCCCCTTACCCTGCTCCTTGGTGGTGAAAAAGGGTTCGAAAATCTGGGCCAGAGTTTTGGCATCCATGCCGCAACCGTCATCGCTGACGGTCAGCAACACGTAGTCACCCGGTTTGGTGCCGGCGGTGGCGGCACAGTATGTGGCGTCCAGGCTGACGTTTTTGCTGGTGAGAGTAATGCGGCCGGGGCCGTTGATAGCGTCGCGGGCGTTGATTACCAGATTGGCCAGCATCTGATCAACCTGGGAGGGATCAATACGCACCGGCCAGATCTCTTCCCCCCGTTTCCATTCCAGGGTGATATCTTCGCCGATTAAACGTTGCAGCATCCGGAGCATACTGCCGACGGTTTCATTGAGGTCGATCACTTTGGGGATGGCTGGCTGCCGACTGGCAAAAGCCAGCAACTGGCGGGTCAGGGCGGCCGAGCGGAGACCTGCCTGGCGGATCGCCCGCAAGTTCTCAAGTTGGGGATCGTCCGGCGCCATCTCTGCCGCCATAATGTCGCAGAAACCGATTACCCCTTGCAGCATGTTATTAAAATCATGAGCCACCCCGCCGGCCAAACGGCCGACGGATTCCAGCTTCTGCGCCTGGTGTAACTGTTTTTCCAGGGTGGCTTTCTCTTCCAGGTTTCGCGCCCGTTCTCGCAGATGCTGCTGGGACTGGGCCATTTGGGCGGCGATCAACCGCGCGGCGTTATTGAGTTCGTCGATTTCGTCAATTTGCCGGGTCTGCTCCAGCAACTGCCGACCTTCTTCATCCACCAGGCTACCCCGGAAACCAGCCAGCATCTGGCGCAAATTATTGACGATCAGCCGTTTGAAACAGAAGGTAAAGATGCTGTACAAG
This window encodes:
- a CDS encoding c-type heme family protein, which gives rise to MNTSTRPATCIVRLRRFLVPAGLQQRFRLVMALALVLFCALAAGVTYYSERRSLEAHTFQQAELVMATVGATRKYIQEDMRPRLLAVMAPEQFVLEAMSSSYIARKVMEYFGEENPNFRYRRVSINARNPEFEATALERRIIKYFRDHPASTDWRDIVRLEEGRYFMHFRPVTYSASCLYCHGEPATAPSTILDLYGDSGGFHKPLDVPAGLVGVAIPAEKGMARIQETAFFLFGGAIMLALLLYSIFTFCFKRLIVNNLRQMLAGFRGSLVDEEGRQLLEQTRQIDEIDELNNAARLIAAQMAQSQQHLRERARNLEEKATLEKQLHQAQKLESVGRLAGGVAHDFNNMLQGVIGFCDIMAAEMAPDDPQLENLRAIRQAGLRSAALTRQLLAFASRQPAIPKVIDLNETVGSMLRMLQRLIGEDITLEWKRGEEIWPVRIDPSQVDQMLANLVINARDAINGPGRITLTSKNVSLDATYCAATAGTKPGDYVLLTVSDDGCGMDAKTLAQIFEPFFTTKEQGKGTGLGLATVYGIVRQNHGCINVYSEPGQGTVFRLYLPRSRESAGPEPIKTNSALPGGQETILLVEDEKAILTMAETILTRLGYRVFSAAHPSEALQIAGEQPEIDLLLTDLVLPEMYGHLLAAQLQTQRPELRCLYMSGYLSATVADQVKLDLEQVNFIQKPFSMEELAAKVRTALTR